The following proteins come from a genomic window of Panicum hallii strain FIL2 chromosome 8, PHallii_v3.1, whole genome shotgun sequence:
- the LOC112903680 gene encoding protein NPG1-like, with the protein MATNPEDGGEVALEEATSPAEVDVDPTPREKVVALPLEGEALKATGGCTPAVGSETSSHPEGLSLNYEEARALLGRLEFQKGNVEVALRVFDGIDLQAAIQQFQPSLSDKTPSRKGRTKSEVPSSVLQNNPASLVLEAIYLKSLSLQKLGKSTEAANQCKSVLDSVESMFQNGTPDIEQKLQETVNKSVELLPEAWKYAGSYQEALASYRRALLSPWNLDDECRSRVQKRFVTFLLHGNIDWSPPRMAQQIEGSFLPKNNVEEAILLLMIILRNWYQAKTHWDPSVMEHLTYALSLCCEPLVLAKQLEEVLPGIYPRTERWCTLALCYYAAGQKDIALNFLRKSLNKLENPNDVLALLLAAKVCCKECHLASEGVEYARRVIARAESSNYHLKSVGLHILGSCLGKKSKVVSSDYQRSLLQAETLKSLTESISLNRYNADLIFDMGVEYAEQRNMNSALRCAKEFIEATGGSVSKGWRLLALILSAQQRFCEAEVVIDAALDETANWDQGSLLRVKAKLKVAQSSPMEAVEAYRTLLALVQAQKSSSESTKSTPEIVDGMVSEFEIWQGLANLYSSLSYWRDADICLQKARTLKPYSATTLHAEGYMHQARDHTKDALAAYVNAFSTELEHVPSKVAIGALLAKQGPRFLPAARCFLSDALRVEPTNRMAWLYLGKVHRSDGRITDAADCFQAAVILEESDPVESFSSLL; encoded by the exons ATGGCTACGAACCCAGAGGATGGCGGCGAGGTGGCCCTGGAAGAGGCCACATCGCCAGCGGAGGTAGATGTGGATCCAACTCCACGTGAAAAGGTGGTTGCGCTTCCTCTCGAGGGTGAGGCGTTGAAGGCAACCGGCGGTTGCACCCCAGCTGTTGGCTCTGAGACTTCATCGCACCCTGAGGGACTCTCCCTTAATTATGAG GAAGCAAGAGCTCTCCTTGGAAGACTAGAATTTCAGAAAGGAAATGTGGAAGTTGCTCTCCGTGTGTTTGATGGAATAGACCTTCAAGCTGCCATTCAGCAGTTTCAGCCATCCCTTTCTGATAAGACACCATCAAGAAAGGGGAGGACAAAATCTGAAGTACCCAGTTCTGTGCTGCAAAATAATCCTGCTAGCCTTGTTTTGGAAGCCATTTACTTGAAATCACTATCCCTTCAAAAACTAGGGAAATCTACAG AAGCTGCCAACCAATGCAAAAGCGTACTTGATTCTGTTGAAAGTATGTTCCAGAATGGCACTCCTGATATAGAACAAAAATTACAGGAAACTGTTAATAAATCTGTTGAACTTCTTCCGGAAGCCTGGAAATATGCTGGCTCCTATCAGGAAGCATTAGCTTCTTACCGGCGAGCTCTTCTTAGTCCATGGAATCTTGATGATGAATGCCGCTCCAGGGTTCAAAAGAGATTTGTCACTTTTCTGTTGCATGGCAATATAGATTGGAGCCCTCCCAGAATGGCTCAGCAAATTGAAGGTTCTTTTCTTCCAAAGAATAATGTGGAAGAGGCTATTTTACTTTTGATGATAATATTGAGGAATTGGTACCAAGCCAAGACCCATTGGGATCCTTCTGTCATGGAACATTTGACTTATGCCTTGTCACTTTGTTGTGAACCATTGGTTCTTGCAAAGCAACTTGAAGAGGTTTTACCTGGAATATATCCTCGTACCGAGAGGTGGTGCACCCTAGCACTTTGCTACTATGCAGCTGGTCAGAAAGATATTGCACTAAATTTTTTGAGGAAGTCTTTAAACAAGCTCGAGAATCCAAATGACGTCCTTGCCTTATTATTAGCTGCTAAGGTATGTTGTAAGGAGTGCCATTTGGCTTCAGAGGGTGTTGAATATGCAAGGAGAGTAATTGCACGTGCTGAATCATCCAATTATCATCTGAAAAGCGTGGGCCTCCATATCTTGGGGAGTTGTCTTGGTAAGAAGTCCAAGGTTGTTTCATCAGATTACCAGAGGTCTCTACTGCAGGCAGAAACATTGAAGTCACTTACAGAGTCAATCAGTCTTAACCGCTACAATGCAGACCTAATATTTGACATGGGAGTTGAATATGCTGAGCAAAGGAACATGAATTCTGCATTGAGATGTGCAAAGGAGTTTATTGAAGCAACTGGTGGATCAGTTTCCAAAGGCTGGAGGCTGCTAGCATTGATTCTTTCTGCACAGCAGAGATTTTGTGAAGCAGAAGTCGTAATTGATGCTGCCTTAGATGAGACAGCAAATTGGGATCAAGGATCCTTACTTAGGGTAAAGGCTAAGTTGAAGGTTGCTCAGTCATCACCGATGGAAGCAGTGGAAGCATACCGTACTCTTCTTGCTCTAGTTCAGGCCCAAAAGAGTTCCTCCGAATCTACAAAGAGTACTCCAGAG ATAGTAGATGGAATGGTCAGCGAGTTTGAAATCTGGCAAGGTCTTGCTAATCTGTACTCGAGTCTCTCATACTGGAGAGATGCTGACATATGTTTGCAGAAGGCAAGAACCCTGAAGCCATACTCTGCTACAACACTCCATGCAGAAG GTTACATGCATCAGGCGCGCGACCATACAAAGGATGCTCTGGCCGCCTATGTAAATGCATTCTCAACAGAGCTTGAACATGTGCCATCCAAGGTGGCCATAGGTGCACTCCTCGCCAAACAAGGGCCTCGGTTTCTACCTGCGGCAAGGTGTTTCCTCTCAGATGCCCTAAGAGTCGAGCCCACAAACCGGATGGCTTGGCTTTACTTGGGAAAAGTTCATAGGTCTGATGGGAGGATCACTGATGCTGCGGATTGCTTCCAAGCAGCAGTGATCCTTGAGGAGTCAGATCCCGTGGAAAGTTTCAGTTCACTCTTGTGA
- the LOC112903681 gene encoding uncharacterized protein LOC112903681, with protein sequence MMGRKQAAIKGGKRKREEKEPTLPKPKVGRVDWLVFPAVGGAWKPNVLPKKEVMKKVQLILLDMHSRPYVPKLYCAKKERRRKSSSLGWNKSGAASADGGEHPPPQMQDASASPASEMEKSLDVAACGAGGGHHGTQVRSPWAVKPGTSCVSPPKSGTLPKAQIIPEGEVASTNHVEVVEQLPKNCADVDTVGASTAKDTKLSLLTGHIYCSHGSLFEDPLISDNQVACMMEMNRRLETRQALQGEVPKLYSTGDALICVEALEKQLPEVKTSISNL encoded by the exons ATGATGGGAAGGAAGCAAGCTGCCATCAAGGGTGGGAAGCGCAAGAGGGAGGAAAAGGAACCCACTCTCCCTAAGCCAAAAGTTGGGAGGGTCGACTGGCTAGTCTTCCCTGCAGTTGGCGGTGCCTGGAAGCCAA ACGTGTTGCCGAAGAAGGAGGTCATGAAGAAGGTGCAGCTGATCCTTCTGGACATGCACTCCAGGCCATACGTCCCCAAGTTGTACTGTGCCAAGAAAGAACGAAGAAG GAAATCCTCCTCTCTGGGCTGGAACAAGTCCGGTGCCGCTTCTGCGGACGGGGGTGAACACCCTCCTCCACAGATGCAAGATGCCTCAGCCTCTCCAGCTTCTGAGATGGAGAAATCTTTGGATGTTGCAGC GTGCGGAGCCGGAGGTGGCCATCATGGCACCCAGGTCCGCAGCCCCTGGGCAGTCAAGCCTGGAACGAGTTGTGTCTCCCCGCCCAAATCAGGAACTCTTCCGAAAGCCCAGATTATTCCTGAGGGCGAGGTTGCGAGTACCAATCacgtggaggtggtggagcaaCTGCCGAAGAACTGTGCAGATGTTGATACTGTTGGTGCCTCCACGGCTAAAGATACAAAACTGAGCCTCTTGACAGGTCATATCTACTGCTCCCATGGTTCCCTTTTTGAAGATCCTTTGATTAGCGACAACCAGGTGGCCTGTATGATGGAGATGAATCGTCGGCTCG AAACTCGTCAAGCACTCCAAGGAGAAGTCCCAAAGTTATACTCGACTGGCGACGCGCTCATCTGTGTAGAAGCCTTGGAGAAGCAACTTCCGGAGGTGAAAACCAGTATTTCCAACCTCTAG